In the genome of Amaranthus tricolor cultivar Red isolate AtriRed21 chromosome 15, ASM2621246v1, whole genome shotgun sequence, one region contains:
- the LOC130801092 gene encoding histone H3.2-like — protein sequence LPPSSQSQSFKKFRIQNSKIPPITARTKQTARKSTGGKAPRKQLATKTARKSAPATGGVKKPHRFRPGTVALREIRKYQKSTELLIRKLPFQRLVREITQDFKTDLRFQSFAVAALQEAAEAYLVGLFEDTNFCAIHAKRVTIMPKDIQLARRIRGERA from the coding sequence CTTCCTCCTTCATCACAATCTCAATCTTTCAAAAAATTCCGAATTCAAAACTCCAAAATCCCTCCAATAACGGCTCGTACTAAGCAAACTGCCCGCAAATCTACCGGAGGAAAGGCTCCAAGAAAGCAGCTAGCAACAAAAACTGCTCGGAAATCGGCACCAGCGACTGGAGGAGTGAAGAAACCTCACAGATTCAGGCCTGGAACTGTAGCTTTGAGAGAGATTCGTAAGTATCAGAAGAGCACTGAACTTTTGATTCGTAAGCTTCCATTTCAGAGATTAGTGCGAGAAATCACTCAAGATTTCAAAACGGATCTTCGTTTCCAAAGTTTTGCGGTAGCTGCTCTTCAGGAAGCTGCTGAAGCTTATTTGGTTGGATTGTTTGAGGATACTAATTTTTGTGCTATTCATGCTAAGAGAGTTACTATTATGCCTAAGGATATTCAGCTTGCCCGTAGGATTCGGGGTGAGAGGGcttag
- the LOC130801671 gene encoding replication protein A 14 kDa subunit B-like, whose translation MDTSTPAVFVNRELLRMFIGRKVRIVVQVMQSDAGSIIGKSTDNQQVIFKNSQPTQPLTTYVEAIGIADSNQSLRAEILTNFGDNFYAQNYNELC comes from the exons ATGGATACCTCAACTCCTGCAGTTTTTGTCAATAGGGAATTGCTTCGTATGTTTATTGGGCGGAAAGTTCGCATAGTTGTTCAGGTTATGCAATCAGATGCAGGATCTATAATCGGAAAATCAACTGATAATCAACAGGTTATCTTTAAGAACTCACAACCAACTCAGCCACTTACCACATATGTTGAGGCTATTGGTATAGCAGACAGTAACCAATCTCTTCGTGCTGAGATATTGACCAACTTTGGTGATAATTTTT ATGCACAGAACTATAATGAGCTATGCTAG